One Neoarius graeffei isolate fNeoGra1 chromosome 19, fNeoGra1.pri, whole genome shotgun sequence genomic region harbors:
- the LOC132868103 gene encoding LOW QUALITY PROTEIN: zinc finger protein OZF-like (The sequence of the model RefSeq protein was modified relative to this genomic sequence to represent the inferred CDS: substituted 1 base at 1 genomic stop codon): MERLLYLKVKNALLQVFSCSTCSRSDASPIYLDKHIKRCYYEEYVRLRESGEIKYKLQIPSKCSSRQPTSTDIIHSDTSHNDIQKEIHHCSDCGKSFSSQNALKTHQCSHTGEKPYHCSQCGKSFTHQSNLQQHQRIHTGEKPYHCSQCGKSFTQQSNLQTHQRIHTGEKPYHCSQCGKSFTHQRNLQTHQHIHTGEKPYHCSQCGKSFTQQSNLQTHQRIHTGEKPYHCSQCGKSFTHQSNLQTHRRIHTGEKPYHCSQCGKSFTHQSHLQKHQHIHTGEKPYHCSQCGKSFTYQSDLRIHQRIHTGEKPYHCSQCGKSFTHQSNLQTHQRIHTGEKPYHCSQCGKSFTYQTALQRHQRIHTGEKPYHCSQCGKSFTQQSNLQTHQRIHTGEKPYHCSXCGKSFTRQSDLQIHQCIHTGEKPYHCLQCGKSFTQQSNLQTHQRIHTGEKPYHCSQCGKSFTQQSNLQTHQRIHTGEKPYHCSQCGKMFACLVTLKTFKCTNSETLHDLKLSN, translated from the exons ATGGAG AGGCTGCTATATCTTA aagtaaagaacgctctgctgcaagtcttttcATGCTCCACATGCTCTCGTTCCGATGCATCTCCAATTTACCTCGACAAGCATATCAAGAGATGCTACTATGAAGAGTACGTGAGACTGCGAGAATCAGGAGAGATTAAATATAagcttcagatcccctccaaatgctccagtcgtcaaccaacatcaactgatattatccattctgatacttcccataatgatatacagaaggaaattcaccactgctcagattgtggaaagagttttagttctcagaatgcactcaagacacaccagtgcagtcacacaggagagaagccgtatcactgctcacagtgtgggaagagttttactcatcagagtaatctccaacaacaccagcgcattcacacaggggaaaagccgtatcactgctcacagtgtgggaagagttttactcagcaaagtaatctccaaacacaccagcgcattcacacaggggaaaagccatatcactgctcacagtgtgggaagagttttactcaccagaggaatctccaaacacaccagcacattcacacaggggaaaagccatatcactgctcacagtgtgggaagagttttactcagcagagtaacctccaaacacaccagcgcattcacacaggggaaaagccgtatcactgctcacagtgtgggaagagttttactcatcagagtaatctccaaacacacaggcgcattcacacaggagagaagccgtatcactgctcacagtgtgggaagagttttactcatcagagtcatctccaaaaacaccagcacattcacacaggagagaagccgtatcactgctcacagtgtgggaagagttttacttatcaGAGTGATCTCcgaatacaccagcgcattcacacaggagagaagccgtatcactgctcacagtgtgggaagagttttactcatcagagtaatctccaaacacaccagcgcattcacacaggggaaaagccatatcactgctcacagtgtgggaagagttttacttatcaGACTGCTCTCCaaagacaccagcgcattcacacaggagagaagccgtatcactgctcacagtgtgggaagagttttactcagcagagtaatctccaaacacaccagcgcattcacacaggagagaagccgtatcactgctcatagtgtggaaagagttttactcgtcagagtgatctccaaatacaccagtgcattcacacaggagagaagccgtatcactgcttacagtgtgggaagagttttactcagcagagtaatctccagacacaccagcgcattcacacaggagaga agccgtatcactgctcacagtgtggaaagagttttactcagcagagtaatctccagacacaccagcgcattcacacaggagagaagccgtatcactgctcacagtgtggaaagatgtttgcttgtttagttaCATTGAAGACCTTCAAGTGCACTAACTCAGAGACAttgcatgatttaaagttgtcaaattaa